The following coding sequences are from one Collimonas arenae window:
- a CDS encoding autotransporter serine protease gives MNRHLAARFPLSVVSIAVITMLSACGGGGGGSSPSSGTQAPVPTTTPSPTGSTPAATASLLNPADPSNAVAAHARGIVGAGVVVGIIDTDFNVADPDLGGRLTKTVYNSGGAGNPHGTEVVEALGGSSYGVAPGVTMLGAAVGTGGDNVSFSSPVYQDLFNKGVRIFNQSNAFGSIATPAGNGPAFYNIYQPFVAQGSLFIWAAGNDASAHPSLTAGLPALYPDLQKGWLAVVAVNAAGGSQGYTSSDTTPGVISSYSNRCGEAANWCLAAPGDFISPSTGTRVYGTSFATPAVTGAAALVQQVYPWMSADQIRQTILSTATSMGDTATYGWGLLNASKAANGPALFDTRLTLNGNFIAKFDSVSSTFGNDIGGNAGLLKDGSGTLTLSGNNTYSGASEVLKGTLNVTGSVASGVTIDSAGILSGDGGRIGGSVVNSGRLTNAGNGMSIAGNYTASSSAVLANQFNTTLAVGGSATLGSSHLVAMTPAGSSDPSGYVAQQVGVKGKVLTAASGVSGQFSDVSFEHDGTAFNPGTFLNATLAYSANEVDLTISRNSANAVAAQSFAADPTRTSSAANLEQGLKAADNMVASGNASGSNAGFVASAAAIERTASIAAAAQVLDSLSGQIYASSQALTFQQSQAINRDLSNRLSLLGGSAAGQAKAGLWASVIGASGKLGQSGYSSADTSTWGGQFGFDTHLTDKAIVGVALSYSESKANFDRFGGASDSQNTGLSLYGRYALSNDGIYVSGRAGAATVTSKINRTAILGSEVDSLSASHTDSMISAYAETGYVRNLSTTAALTPFAGISYDRLKRGGFTEAGSAFGLTAGSNSYQQTASVLGLRGDAKVDWFGGNTNLQAYAAWQHAFNDGSLDFNAAFVGAPAAGFTVQGIGLPHNSGWAGLGFTTVVNRKWSWYGNYDAQFGKGGLVNNVFSAGVRMAF, from the coding sequence ATGAATCGCCATCTCGCAGCACGCTTTCCTCTTTCTGTTGTTTCCATCGCAGTCATTACCATGTTGTCGGCTTGTGGCGGCGGAGGTGGTGGCTCTAGTCCTTCCTCTGGCACTCAGGCACCGGTCCCAACCACCACGCCAAGCCCGACCGGCAGTACGCCGGCAGCCACTGCATCGCTGCTTAATCCGGCCGATCCGAGCAATGCCGTTGCAGCACACGCACGTGGCATCGTCGGCGCTGGCGTCGTCGTTGGCATTATCGATACTGACTTCAATGTCGCTGACCCCGATCTCGGCGGTCGTCTTACCAAGACCGTGTACAACAGCGGCGGTGCCGGCAATCCCCATGGCACTGAGGTGGTGGAGGCGTTGGGCGGGAGCAGCTACGGTGTGGCGCCCGGGGTGACGATGCTTGGCGCAGCGGTCGGCACCGGTGGCGACAATGTGTCGTTCAGCAGTCCGGTGTATCAAGACCTGTTCAATAAGGGTGTGCGCATTTTCAATCAATCGAATGCTTTCGGTTCGATTGCAACGCCAGCCGGCAACGGCCCGGCTTTCTACAATATCTACCAGCCCTTCGTGGCGCAGGGCAGCCTGTTTATCTGGGCCGCCGGCAACGATGCCAGCGCCCATCCGTCGCTGACCGCAGGTTTGCCAGCGCTCTATCCTGATTTGCAAAAGGGTTGGCTGGCAGTGGTGGCGGTGAATGCCGCCGGCGGCTCGCAAGGTTATACCAGCAGCGACACTACGCCCGGCGTGATCTCCAGCTATTCGAACCGCTGCGGCGAGGCTGCCAACTGGTGCCTGGCTGCGCCTGGCGATTTTATTTCGCCGAGCACCGGCACCCGGGTTTACGGCACTTCGTTTGCGACACCGGCGGTGACCGGCGCTGCAGCGCTGGTGCAGCAAGTCTATCCGTGGATGAGCGCCGACCAGATCCGTCAGACGATCTTGTCAACCGCCACCAGCATGGGCGATACCGCCACTTACGGCTGGGGATTGCTGAACGCCAGCAAGGCCGCGAACGGTCCCGCTCTGTTCGACACGCGCCTCACGCTGAACGGTAATTTTATCGCCAAGTTCGACTCTGTCAGCTCTACTTTCGGCAACGATATCGGCGGTAACGCCGGCTTGCTCAAGGATGGCAGCGGTACTTTGACCTTGTCCGGCAATAACACCTACAGCGGCGCCAGCGAAGTGCTCAAAGGCACACTGAACGTCACTGGTTCGGTCGCTTCAGGCGTCACGATCGACAGCGCCGGCATCCTTTCCGGAGATGGCGGACGCATTGGCGGCAGCGTGGTCAACAGCGGTCGTTTGACCAATGCCGGAAACGGCATGAGCATTGCCGGTAACTACACAGCTTCGTCCAGCGCTGTGCTGGCGAATCAGTTCAATACGACACTCGCCGTCGGCGGCAGCGCGACGCTCGGCAGCTCGCATCTGGTGGCGATGACGCCGGCCGGCAGCAGTGATCCGTCCGGTTATGTGGCGCAGCAAGTCGGCGTCAAGGGCAAGGTGCTGACCGCGGCCAGCGGCGTGTCAGGGCAATTCAGCGATGTCTCGTTCGAGCATGACGGCACCGCCTTCAACCCAGGCACCTTCCTCAACGCGACGCTGGCTTACAGCGCCAATGAAGTCGATCTCACCATCAGCCGCAATAGCGCCAACGCTGTCGCCGCACAATCCTTCGCCGCCGATCCGACTCGCACCAGCAGCGCCGCCAATCTGGAGCAAGGCCTGAAGGCCGCCGACAATATGGTTGCCAGTGGCAACGCCAGCGGCAGCAACGCCGGTTTCGTGGCGAGCGCTGCAGCGATTGAGCGGACGGCAAGTATTGCCGCTGCGGCGCAGGTTCTGGATAGTTTGTCCGGGCAAATCTATGCGTCGTCACAGGCGCTGACTTTCCAGCAATCGCAAGCGATCAACCGCGATTTGTCGAATCGTTTGTCGCTGTTGGGCGGCAGTGCGGCAGGGCAGGCCAAGGCCGGTCTGTGGGCCAGCGTGATCGGCGCCAGCGGCAAGCTGGGACAGTCGGGTTATTCATCCGCCGATACGTCGACCTGGGGCGGCCAGTTCGGCTTCGATACACATCTGACTGACAAGGCCATCGTCGGCGTGGCGTTGTCCTATTCGGAAAGCAAGGCCAACTTCGATCGCTTCGGCGGTGCGTCCGATAGCCAGAACACCGGTTTGTCGTTGTATGGCCGCTATGCGCTGAGCAACGACGGCATCTATGTGTCGGGCCGTGCCGGCGCGGCCACGGTGACCAGCAAGATCAACCGCACGGCGATCCTCGGCAGCGAAGTCGACAGCCTGTCGGCCAGCCATACCGACAGCATGATATCGGCCTATGCCGAAACCGGTTACGTGCGCAACCTGTCGACCACTGCGGCGCTGACGCCATTCGCCGGCATCAGCTACGACCGCCTCAAGCGCGGCGGCTTTACCGAAGCCGGCAGCGCGTTTGGCCTGACCGCAGGCAGCAATTCGTATCAACAGACTGCGAGCGTATTGGGTTTGCGTGGCGATGCAAAAGTCGACTGGTTCGGCGGCAATACCAACCTGCAAGCGTACGCCGCGTGGCAGCATGCGTTCAATGACGGTAGCCTCGATTTCAACGCTGCCTTTGTCGGCGCGCCGGCCGCCGGGTTCACCGTGCAGGGTATCGGCCTGCCGCACAACAGCGGTTGGGCTGGCCTCGGATTCACCACTGTGGTCAATCGCAAATGGAGCTGGTACGGCAATTACGATGCGCAATTCGGCAAGGGCGGCTTGGTCAACAATGTGTTCTCTGCCGGCGTGCGGATGGCTTTTTAA
- a CDS encoding saccharopine dehydrogenase family protein, which produces MTTKLILLGAGKIGDAILNLLSHTGDYILTVADRDPERLQYVKQAGFPNVTTILADISHPPTVTKLITGHDVTLSACPYFLTPVIAAAAKAANSHYFDLTEDVESTRFVKLLAQDSNTAFVPQCGLAPGFISIVANDVASRFEQLHDVKMRVGALPTFPSNALKYNLTWSTDGLINEYCNPCEAIVDGILRETSPLEELEHFSLDGIDYEAFNTSGGLGTLCESLRDRVQNLDYKTVRYPGHRDIVKILVRDLQLGKLERRPILKEVLENSIPITKQDVVLTFVSVSGMRDGRLEQETYAKKIYSQHVNGQLLSAIQLTTAAGICAMVDLVVTGVLPQSGFVRQEQATLADFLSNRFGQFYASHSSGHAGFAPASNTDFNKLKAVA; this is translated from the coding sequence ATGACTACCAAACTGATCCTTCTGGGCGCCGGCAAAATCGGCGATGCCATCCTTAACCTGTTGTCCCACACCGGCGATTACATTTTGACAGTGGCGGACCGCGATCCGGAACGCCTGCAATATGTGAAACAAGCGGGTTTTCCTAACGTCACCACGATCCTGGCCGACATCTCGCATCCTCCGACTGTCACCAAGCTGATCACCGGCCATGACGTCACGTTATCGGCCTGCCCGTACTTCCTGACACCGGTCATCGCGGCGGCGGCAAAGGCTGCCAACTCGCATTATTTCGACTTGACCGAAGATGTCGAAAGCACCCGCTTCGTGAAACTGCTGGCACAGGATTCGAACACTGCTTTCGTGCCGCAATGCGGCCTGGCGCCTGGCTTCATTTCGATCGTCGCCAACGATGTCGCAAGCCGTTTCGAACAGTTGCATGACGTCAAGATGCGCGTTGGCGCGCTGCCGACTTTCCCAAGCAATGCGCTCAAGTACAACCTGACCTGGAGCACCGATGGCCTGATCAACGAGTATTGCAATCCGTGTGAAGCGATTGTCGACGGCATCCTGCGCGAAACCTCACCGCTGGAAGAGCTGGAACACTTCTCGCTGGACGGCATCGACTACGAAGCCTTCAACACTTCGGGCGGCCTGGGCACGCTGTGCGAAAGCCTGCGCGACCGGGTGCAGAACCTGGATTACAAAACCGTGCGCTATCCAGGCCATCGCGACATCGTCAAGATTCTGGTGCGCGATCTGCAACTGGGCAAACTGGAACGTCGTCCGATCCTGAAAGAAGTGCTGGAAAATTCGATCCCGATCACCAAGCAGGACGTGGTGCTGACCTTCGTCAGCGTCAGCGGCATGCGCGACGGTCGTCTTGAGCAGGAAACCTACGCCAAGAAAATCTACAGCCAGCACGTCAATGGCCAGTTGCTGTCGGCGATCCAGCTGACTACTGCCGCCGGCATTTGCGCGATGGTTGACCTGGTCGTCACCGGTGTCCTGCCACAAAGCGGTTTCGTGCGTCAGGAACAAGCGACGCTGGCGGATTTCCTGTCGAACCGTTTCGGCCAGTTCTATGCCAGCCATTCCAGCGGTCACGCCGGTTTTGCACCAGCCAGCAACACCGACTTCAACAAGCTGAAAGCAGTCGCCTAA
- a CDS encoding Lrp/AsnC family transcriptional regulator, which translates to MKEKLDEVDHKILALLMDDARLSMATIAKRVGIARTTAIARLAAMEKKGVIAGYGVRLDLELYQPAVRAYVGISIDSRNAPLLVQQLQKMSQVETLCAVSGVIDYMLTLRCQSTDELDRLLDQIGAMEGVRHTSTSIILSKRIDRGPI; encoded by the coding sequence ATGAAAGAGAAACTCGACGAAGTCGACCACAAAATTCTGGCCTTGCTGATGGATGATGCACGCCTGTCGATGGCAACTATCGCCAAGCGTGTCGGCATCGCCCGCACCACGGCGATCGCCCGGTTGGCGGCGATGGAAAAGAAGGGCGTGATCGCCGGCTACGGCGTGCGGCTAGACCTTGAGCTGTACCAGCCGGCAGTGCGCGCCTACGTCGGTATTTCCATCGATTCGCGCAACGCGCCGCTGCTGGTGCAACAATTGCAGAAAATGTCGCAGGTGGAAACCTTGTGTGCGGTCAGCGGCGTCATCGATTACATGCTGACTTTGCGTTGCCAGTCCACCGACGAACTGGACCGTCTGCTGGACCAGATCGGCGCAATGGAAGGGGTACGGCATACGTCGACTTCAATCATCCTCAGCAAGCGGATTGATCGCGGGCCGATTTGA